In Chryseobacterium lactis, a single genomic region encodes these proteins:
- a CDS encoding T9SS type A sorting domain-containing protein → MKRLVEKLAAVFCLVSMGICSKGNIHLKESFPSVGYSHGLLTMKDLDSVAKPTNGSTSKVFIPDWKKAPNSYIFDPGQNSEGLWVPVRKAYAMWEGGGYLNGTGIPQGTVTADVLWEDVHGLIKSGANYALEVEGSGQSAKIKVPINKSKKGNAVIALKVNGEVYWSWHIWVTDDPANGSSYKSFDNIKRVRSDGTTELIPNTEWQWMDRNLGALTSSITSSDWNRSGGLLYQWGRKDPIPPLVTRGNDFYEASGSIGRVRHRGAKNLNNAASIDDLRKFVLFSNAEVTNNIRLSVKNPLSLIYVNKDDNSGQAYYNNNLNLPVNWFGKTASLPDNRLSELNLWSDNAQGVIDAAYNTDDSAKPYRDKSSYDPCPNGWRIPSMLVANLASSTYVDDVRIDFSPFGVRTNMGRNTFDANKYNIIKPTDAGVPGFMTGFKIYPNMGFDLSNVGGYNMGIFPGTGQLIRGAHLGQYSDQHHIALWTATMARQFDATPAVGVRGLSMIPDKTQPDIPDPGYPDIKGRYFYFPLAGMYTSDANGCRCIKDPLYVVNDYDFPTEYLPAATEYKEGLNNPNTYQIVKSTSASVINIPVSKAFSVQSQLLNNSEILNPSNFNNLKANVLWTTNIGLISKVSIINPSPGSVQNLGSSRINVEIAPNQSGNAVITLHNGSISAPVYWSWHIWVTDTPVGAYTYTTEPPVAQAVNYMNYVNKADAVLQTTIMDRNLGATDSFPSVANPLTPTASELARIRASTGLHYQWGRKDPIPTFQNADNRGSFSVFLGSVSASGTVSYTTLSPAAYNDLAGSYIVPYNTYASTSNVQAADKPNDKVSKIISYSVKNPLVYMIPSVFAPFNSATPNYTNGTDWLSTEPNLAPERWGRGSTKSPFDPCPEGWRIPDVTNVALVSGADFGQTPWYKKDKNIATSYSAITDYSGVRVRNPSTTATIGYMFNDPSYRVGNYPNSGSRGFRSVTGNQPAQGTFNTINFQYPGVWMDALNANYIGRPVSILFDAASSANRFIAFHDNNDPYFGMNCRCAKIEYDSNGNEEGPASRMTVVFNDPSLSTSETKASAKGNSIEVYPNPVDGTLYIKSSGNKEYQYQIYSISGQLVKSGKFENKQTDISSLVSGVYVMRINNSEAVVKIIKR, encoded by the coding sequence ATGAAAAGGTTAGTTGAAAAGTTAGCGGCAGTATTCTGCCTTGTGTCGATGGGTATCTGTTCTAAAGGTAACATACATTTAAAAGAAAGTTTCCCCTCGGTTGGGTATTCACATGGTTTACTGACCATGAAAGATTTGGATTCGGTAGCTAAGCCAACCAATGGGAGTACATCTAAAGTGTTTATTCCGGACTGGAAAAAAGCACCTAACAGCTACATTTTCGATCCCGGACAAAATAGTGAAGGTTTATGGGTTCCGGTAAGAAAAGCTTACGCGATGTGGGAAGGAGGCGGCTACCTCAATGGGACTGGTATTCCTCAGGGAACGGTAACAGCAGATGTGCTATGGGAAGATGTCCATGGGTTGATAAAATCGGGAGCAAATTATGCGCTGGAAGTAGAAGGCTCCGGTCAAAGTGCCAAAATAAAGGTGCCGATTAACAAATCAAAAAAGGGAAATGCCGTAATAGCTCTCAAAGTGAACGGAGAAGTATACTGGAGCTGGCATATCTGGGTAACCGATGATCCTGCCAATGGATCTTCTTATAAAAGTTTTGATAATATTAAAAGAGTAAGATCAGACGGAACAACAGAGCTGATTCCCAATACAGAGTGGCAATGGATGGATCGTAATCTTGGAGCGCTGACCAGTTCTATTACATCTTCCGATTGGAACAGAAGCGGAGGTCTTCTTTATCAATGGGGAAGAAAAGATCCTATACCGCCACTGGTAACAAGAGGGAATGATTTCTATGAAGCCTCAGGATCAATAGGAAGAGTAAGACACAGAGGCGCAAAGAATCTTAACAATGCAGCAAGTATTGATGATCTAAGGAAATTTGTATTATTTTCCAATGCAGAGGTTACTAATAATATCCGACTTTCGGTAAAAAATCCTCTGAGCCTGATCTACGTTAATAAAGACGATAATTCTGGACAGGCCTATTATAATAATAATCTCAATTTGCCGGTCAACTGGTTTGGTAAAACAGCGAGTTTACCAGATAACAGACTCTCAGAATTGAATCTGTGGTCAGATAACGCTCAAGGTGTAATAGATGCAGCTTACAATACGGATGACAGTGCAAAGCCATATCGGGATAAGTCCTCTTATGATCCTTGTCCCAATGGCTGGAGGATACCTTCTATGCTGGTAGCGAATCTGGCTTCTTCGACCTACGTAGACGATGTCAGAATAGATTTTTCACCTTTCGGAGTGAGAACAAATATGGGCAGAAATACCTTTGATGCCAATAAATATAATATCATAAAACCTACTGATGCAGGAGTACCTGGATTTATGACGGGATTTAAAATTTATCCTAACATGGGTTTCGATTTATCCAATGTGGGTGGGTATAATATGGGAATTTTTCCGGGAACAGGTCAATTGATCCGCGGGGCTCATTTAGGGCAATACAGCGATCAGCACCACATTGCTTTATGGACGGCGACCATGGCAAGACAGTTTGATGCAACACCAGCGGTTGGAGTAAGAGGATTATCAATGATTCCTGATAAAACACAGCCGGATATTCCGGATCCAGGCTACCCGGATATCAAAGGGCGTTATTTTTATTTTCCTCTTGCCGGAATGTATACGTCGGATGCCAATGGATGCCGATGTATAAAAGATCCTTTATATGTAGTGAATGACTATGATTTTCCTACTGAATATCTGCCGGCAGCAACAGAATATAAAGAAGGTCTTAATAACCCCAATACCTATCAGATCGTAAAGAGCACATCAGCTTCTGTAATAAATATTCCGGTGAGTAAAGCATTTTCGGTACAAAGTCAGCTGTTGAATAATTCTGAGATACTTAATCCGTCAAATTTTAACAATTTAAAAGCAAATGTCCTTTGGACCACAAATATAGGTTTAATAAGTAAAGTTTCAATAATAAACCCATCTCCGGGCTCTGTTCAAAATCTTGGCAGTTCCCGTATAAATGTTGAAATTGCCCCCAACCAAAGTGGAAATGCTGTAATCACTTTACATAACGGAAGTATTTCTGCTCCGGTCTATTGGAGCTGGCATATTTGGGTAACCGATACTCCGGTTGGAGCTTATACGTATACTACCGAGCCACCCGTTGCCCAGGCTGTAAATTACATGAATTATGTCAACAAAGCAGACGCCGTGTTGCAAACTACCATCATGGATCGAAATTTAGGAGCCACAGATTCTTTCCCATCAGTTGCTAATCCTCTTACCCCTACTGCTTCAGAATTAGCAAGAATACGTGCATCAACAGGACTTCATTACCAATGGGGAAGGAAAGATCCTATACCTACATTTCAGAATGCAGATAACAGAGGCTCTTTTAGCGTGTTTTTGGGAAGTGTATCGGCTAGCGGAACGGTCTCTTACACTACACTTTCACCGGCGGCTTATAATGATCTGGCGGGTAGTTATATAGTTCCTTACAATACATATGCTTCAACATCTAATGTACAGGCAGCAGATAAGCCGAACGATAAAGTCTCCAAAATAATTTCTTATTCCGTTAAAAATCCTTTGGTGTATATGATTCCGAGTGTGTTTGCTCCTTTTAATAGTGCAACTCCCAATTACACTAACGGAACAGACTGGCTGTCAACAGAGCCTAACCTTGCTCCGGAAAGATGGGGAAGAGGAAGTACAAAATCTCCTTTTGACCCTTGTCCTGAAGGCTGGAGAATTCCGGATGTTACAAATGTAGCATTGGTGTCGGGAGCAGACTTTGGGCAGACTCCCTGGTATAAAAAAGATAAAAATATAGCAACTTCTTATAGTGCGATTACTGATTATTCGGGGGTCAGAGTCCGAAATCCCTCTACAACGGCAACGATCGGTTATATGTTTAATGACCCTTCATATCGCGTTGGAAACTATCCTAATTCAGGATCCCGCGGATTCAGAAGTGTAACCGGAAACCAGCCTGCACAAGGAACTTTCAATACCATCAACTTTCAATATCCCGGAGTATGGATGGATGCTTTAAATGCCAACTATATCGGAAGACCTGTAAGCATTCTTTTTGATGCAGCTTCTTCAGCCAATCGGTTTATAGCGTTCCATGATAATAATGATCCGTATTTCGGAATGAATTGCCGATGTGCAAAAATCGAATATGACAGCAATGGTAATGAAGAAGGGCCAGCCTCAAGAATGACTGTAGTATTCAATGATCCTTCGCTAAGTACATCAGAAACAAAGGCTTCGGCTAAGGGAAATAGTATTGAGGTGTATCCGAATCCTGTAGATGGCACTTTGTATATTAAAAGCTCCGGAAATAAGGAATATCAATATCAGATTTACAGCATATCAGGCCAGCTTGTAAAGTCCGGCAAATTTGAAAATAAGCAAACCGACATCTCATCTTTAGTATCAGGGGTCTATGTAATGAGAATAAATAATTCCGAAGCCGTTGTGAAAATTATAAAACGATAA
- a CDS encoding EpsG family protein, which yields MSLLHPYYIIAMIYMLFFSIQEVYGKKVDKKWFWFLGIYLIIIAGLRNDVGPDYGSYLGIYIYSDTKSYYSIFMKMLHMQGPDNLDVEWLYTLINKILLNVFNAPFYIVTLIIAIFAIIFKVEYTEDNTFYPFTFTLFMFIPNFFVGESGQIRQNLGTFIVYFAIRYIKERKFWHYLFFIFIGSGIHSVCYLFLPMYWLARVPINKTIMLIMIITSIFLSPFEVYRVFGDYLSGMASESSLVEGFNGYMNETAQRLNGGFGIPEAMMAILTFFLFVFDTKMKELYPYYEYHRNYAVIGICLYFIFRNNPIFSSRLAGAFIGFSYIIIPNAMYVVSGRVKNMIYAFIIALVLFNFVVFAAFNNIKSGRFSIDLYRNHILP from the coding sequence TGCTGTTTTTCAGTATCCAGGAAGTCTATGGGAAGAAAGTAGATAAAAAATGGTTTTGGTTTCTAGGGATTTATCTCATTATTATTGCCGGGCTTAGAAATGATGTAGGACCCGATTATGGAAGTTACCTTGGGATTTATATCTACTCCGATACGAAGAGCTATTACAGTATCTTTATGAAGATGCTCCATATGCAGGGGCCGGATAATCTGGATGTAGAATGGTTGTATACCTTGATTAATAAAATATTGCTTAATGTTTTTAATGCTCCGTTCTATATCGTCACCCTGATTATTGCCATTTTTGCTATTATTTTTAAAGTTGAATATACGGAAGACAATACCTTTTATCCGTTCACGTTCACACTGTTCATGTTTATTCCCAACTTCTTTGTCGGGGAAAGCGGGCAGATCAGGCAGAATCTCGGAACCTTTATTGTCTACTTTGCCATACGGTATATTAAAGAACGGAAGTTCTGGCATTACCTCTTTTTTATCTTTATAGGATCAGGAATTCACAGTGTCTGTTACTTGTTCCTGCCTATGTATTGGCTGGCCAGAGTTCCCATCAACAAGACGATAATGCTGATCATGATTATTACCTCTATTTTCCTTTCACCATTTGAGGTGTATCGGGTCTTTGGAGATTATTTAAGTGGTATGGCGTCCGAAAGTTCCTTAGTAGAAGGTTTTAACGGGTATATGAATGAAACTGCGCAAAGATTAAACGGGGGTTTTGGAATCCCCGAAGCCATGATGGCCATTCTTACCTTCTTCCTCTTTGTTTTTGATACCAAAATGAAAGAGCTGTATCCTTACTACGAATATCACAGAAACTATGCAGTTATCGGAATCTGCCTCTATTTTATTTTCAGAAATAATCCTATATTTTCCTCGCGATTGGCAGGGGCATTCATTGGGTTCTCCTATATTATTATTCCTAATGCAATGTATGTTGTATCAGGCAGGGTTAAAAACATGATCTATGCCTTTATCATTGCCCTTGTTCTCTTTAATTTTGTTGTCTTTGCAGCATTTAATAATATCAAGTCGGGAAGATTCTCCATTGATCTTTACAGGAATCATATTCTTCCATAA
- the topA gene encoding type I DNA topoisomerase has protein sequence MSKNLVIVESPAKAKTIQKYLGKDFEVKSSFGHIRDLPKKGMGIDLATFSPDYEVSADKKKLVTELKAAVKKADMVWLASDEDREGEAIAWHLADELKLKPENRKRIVFHEITKNAILKAIDNPRDIDQNLVNAQQARRVLDRIVGFEMSPVLWKKVKPGLSAGRVQSVAVRLIVEREKEIRDFTPKASFKLDGIFLNKTEQEIAAKLKKDFEKEEDAEKFLEQAKTTEFKVLNVETRPGTRSASAPFTTSTLQQEASSRLGYNVTNTMRLAQRLYEEGFITYMRTDSVNLSQEAIEGAKKQIISEYGADYSSPRNYTTKSASAQEAHEAIRPTDFGVKSIGDAQLNKLYQLIYRRTLASQMSNAKIEKTVIEIGNASLPHHFEAQGEVIIFDGFLKAYGIVKTEEEDDENNEKLLPKVSVGEILNYKTITATEKFTRPSARYTEAGLVRKLEELGIGRPSTYAPTIQTIQNREYVDKREIEPHTREVIKMSLVKDKIKKVVLEEKFGGDKNKFIPTDIGEVVNDFLTDNFREILDYGFTARVEEGFDEIANGDQKWKEMMTDFYSKFHPRIEDVEENADRATGDRLLGVDPKTGKNVHARIGRFGAMIQIGETDDEEKPTFASLMTGQNIATITFEEAIELFKLPFDLNEFEGQPVSVGVGRFGPYVKWGDTFISIPKGEDPLSVGQNRAEEIINEKKKADAPIATYKGEPVTKGSGRFGPFIKYKDIFVNVPKKYNFDNLSQSDINELIDAKLEKEANRYIQQWEKEKISIENGRWGPFVKFGKAMFKIPKKNDDTKYDAEELKDVSLDDVKKWITDQDKNAFAEKKKPAAKKTTAAKKTTTAKKPAAKKK, from the coding sequence ATGTCGAAAAATTTAGTAATCGTTGAGTCCCCGGCAAAAGCAAAAACTATTCAGAAATATTTAGGAAAGGATTTTGAAGTGAAATCCAGCTTTGGTCATATCCGTGATCTGCCTAAAAAAGGAATGGGTATAGACCTCGCCACATTTAGTCCTGATTACGAAGTTTCAGCAGACAAAAAGAAATTGGTAACAGAATTAAAAGCCGCTGTAAAGAAAGCCGATATGGTGTGGCTGGCTTCCGATGAAGACCGCGAAGGAGAGGCTATTGCATGGCACCTGGCGGACGAATTGAAGTTGAAGCCGGAAAACAGAAAAAGAATTGTTTTCCACGAGATTACAAAAAACGCCATTCTAAAAGCTATTGATAATCCCAGAGATATTGATCAAAATTTAGTAAACGCTCAACAGGCGAGAAGAGTTTTGGACAGAATCGTAGGTTTTGAAATGTCACCCGTTTTATGGAAAAAAGTAAAACCGGGGTTATCTGCAGGAAGAGTACAGTCTGTAGCGGTACGATTGATTGTAGAAAGAGAAAAAGAAATCCGTGACTTTACTCCAAAAGCAAGCTTCAAATTAGACGGAATCTTCTTAAATAAGACTGAGCAGGAAATTGCTGCTAAACTTAAAAAAGATTTCGAAAAAGAAGAAGACGCAGAAAAATTCCTGGAACAGGCAAAAACTACAGAATTTAAAGTTCTGAATGTTGAAACAAGACCAGGTACACGTTCTGCATCTGCCCCTTTTACAACTTCTACATTACAGCAGGAAGCCTCTTCAAGATTAGGGTATAATGTGACCAATACCATGCGTTTGGCACAGAGACTATATGAGGAAGGGTTTATTACCTACATGAGAACAGACTCGGTAAACCTTTCTCAGGAAGCAATTGAAGGAGCGAAAAAGCAAATTATATCAGAATATGGAGCAGACTATTCTTCTCCAAGAAATTATACTACAAAATCAGCTTCAGCACAGGAAGCTCACGAAGCAATCCGTCCTACGGATTTCGGAGTAAAAAGTATTGGTGACGCTCAGTTGAATAAATTATATCAATTGATCTACAGAAGAACACTTGCTTCTCAGATGTCCAATGCTAAAATCGAAAAAACGGTTATTGAAATTGGAAATGCGTCACTGCCACATCATTTTGAAGCACAGGGAGAAGTTATTATTTTTGATGGTTTCCTGAAAGCTTACGGTATCGTAAAAACAGAGGAAGAGGATGATGAAAACAACGAAAAGTTGTTGCCAAAGGTAAGCGTAGGAGAAATTTTAAATTATAAAACAATCACTGCCACTGAAAAATTCACCAGACCAAGTGCGAGATATACTGAAGCTGGACTGGTAAGAAAACTGGAGGAATTGGGAATCGGTAGACCATCTACTTATGCTCCGACAATTCAGACAATTCAGAACAGAGAATATGTGGACAAGCGTGAGATTGAACCACACACCCGTGAGGTGATTAAAATGTCTCTCGTAAAAGATAAGATTAAAAAAGTTGTCCTTGAAGAGAAATTCGGAGGCGATAAAAATAAATTCATACCTACAGATATCGGTGAGGTCGTAAATGATTTCTTAACCGATAACTTTAGAGAAATCCTAGATTATGGTTTCACCGCAAGAGTAGAAGAAGGTTTTGATGAGATTGCCAACGGTGACCAGAAATGGAAAGAAATGATGACTGATTTCTACTCAAAATTCCATCCGAGAATTGAAGATGTAGAAGAAAATGCAGACCGCGCAACAGGAGACAGACTTTTGGGTGTTGATCCGAAAACCGGTAAAAACGTTCACGCTAGAATCGGTAGATTTGGAGCAATGATCCAGATTGGGGAGACGGATGATGAGGAAAAGCCAACTTTTGCTTCATTGATGACAGGTCAGAATATCGCTACCATCACTTTCGAAGAAGCGATAGAGCTGTTTAAACTACCTTTCGATCTGAATGAATTTGAAGGACAGCCGGTTTCTGTTGGAGTCGGAAGATTTGGACCTTACGTGAAATGGGGTGATACATTCATCAGTATTCCAAAAGGTGAAGATCCTCTTTCTGTTGGTCAGAACCGAGCTGAAGAAATTATTAACGAAAAGAAAAAAGCAGACGCTCCGATCGCAACTTACAAAGGAGAACCCGTAACTAAAGGTTCAGGCAGATTCGGACCGTTCATCAAATACAAAGACATTTTTGTAAACGTTCCGAAGAAATATAACTTCGATAACCTTTCTCAAAGTGATATCAATGAGCTGATAGATGCCAAACTGGAAAAAGAAGCCAACCGATATATTCAGCAATGGGAAAAAGAAAAGATTTCTATTGAAAACGGAAGATGGGGGCCATTCGTTAAATTTGGAAAAGCAATGTTTAAAATTCCAAAGAAAAACGATGATACCAAATACGATGCAGAAGAATTGAAAGACGTTTCACTGGATGACGTAAAAAAATGGATTACCGACCAGGATAAAAATGCCTTCGCAGAGAAGAAAAAACCTGCAGCAAAAAAGACAACCGCTGCGAAGAAAACAACAACAGCAAAGAAACCTGCTGCCAAAAAGAAGTAA